One stretch of Zingiber officinale cultivar Zhangliang chromosome 6B, Zo_v1.1, whole genome shotgun sequence DNA includes these proteins:
- the LOC121991205 gene encoding peroxisomal acyl-coenzyme A oxidase 1-like, which produces MVYVHQTIVSDASKALSRAVCIAVRYSCVCRQFGSQDGSSETQVIDYKTQQSRLFPLLASAYAFRFVGQWLKWLYNDVTERLRANDFSTLREAHACTAGLKSLTTSVFYFI; this is translated from the exons ATGGTTTATGTTCATCAAACAATTGTCTCTGATGCTTCTAAGGCTTTATCTCGAGCTGTGTGCATTGCTGTGAGATATAGTTGTGTTTGTAGGCAATTTGGATCACAAGATGGTTCTTCTGAGACTCAG GTCATTGATTACAAAACTCAGCAAAGCAGACTCTTTCCGCTGCTGGCTTCAGCATATGCTTTTAGGTTTGTTGGTCAATGGTTGAAGTGGCTATATAATGATGTGACAGAGAGACTACGAGCCAATGATTTTTCAACATTGCGTGAGGCTCATGCATGCACTGCTGGTTTGAAATCTTTGACAACGTcggtattctattttatttga